In Synechococcus sp. A18-25c, a single window of DNA contains:
- a CDS encoding cyclic nucleotide-binding domain-containing protein, which yields MPTAVQLIAEHRNVDQLLLPTGSILFARGETANALYAIQRGLVELTSDGRDRLRYQDGEVFFYEDLVADNARHSRTAKAITPVHALRLDRKSFLELIHSHPTLVLTLLSTQHRRLREQRLDATHFY from the coding sequence ATGCCGACCGCCGTCCAGCTGATCGCTGAACATCGCAACGTGGATCAGCTGTTGCTGCCCACAGGAAGCATCCTGTTTGCTCGCGGCGAGACGGCGAATGCGCTGTACGCCATTCAGCGCGGCCTGGTGGAGTTGACTTCTGATGGCCGTGATCGCCTCCGCTATCAAGACGGAGAGGTGTTTTTCTATGAGGATCTGGTGGCGGACAATGCGCGTCACAGCCGCACTGCCAAGGCCATCACACCGGTGCATGCGTTGCGTTTGGACCGCAAGAGTTTTCTTGAGCTGATCCACTCGCATCCCACGCTTGTTCTGACGTTGTTGAGTACTCAGCACCGTCGTCTTCGTGAGCAGCGTCTGGATGCAACACATTTCTATTGA
- the gcvT gene encoding glycine cleavage system aminomethyltransferase GcvT produces the protein MGKRKTPLHGRCLEAGAKMVEFAGWEMPIQFDGVIQEHKAVRQSCGLFDISHMGVITLRGEQAKEALQNLVPSDLFRIGAGQACYTVLTNEKGGIIDDLIVYDNGFNQENVQELHLVINAATAQKDIEWITDHSRKYKADVVDKKGNGVLLALQGPGSELKLEAVIKKNLKELPSFGHQTFITDHCGEVMISRTGYTGEDGFELLMGEEEGKHFWDLCQASEVQLCGLAARDILRLEAGMHLYGNDITEETTPFEAGLGWLVHLEMPKDFIGRKCLEEQAEGTIQQKLICIKMDERAIPRRGYNIQDSNGNVVGEVTSGGWSPTLEAGIAFACVNQRESKCGTRLSVDIRGQQIPCKVVKRPFVRGHRF, from the coding sequence ATGGGCAAACGAAAAACACCACTCCATGGCCGCTGCCTAGAAGCAGGCGCAAAAATGGTTGAGTTTGCTGGATGGGAAATGCCCATTCAGTTTGATGGGGTGATACAAGAACACAAAGCAGTCCGACAGTCCTGCGGACTGTTTGACATCTCCCATATGGGTGTCATTACTTTGCGCGGTGAGCAAGCAAAAGAAGCCCTCCAAAATTTAGTCCCGTCAGACCTCTTCAGAATTGGGGCTGGCCAAGCCTGCTACACAGTACTAACCAATGAAAAGGGTGGAATCATCGACGATTTAATCGTTTACGACAACGGTTTCAACCAAGAGAACGTTCAAGAACTCCATCTTGTGATCAACGCAGCAACGGCCCAAAAAGATATTGAATGGATTACAGATCATTCAAGGAAATACAAAGCAGACGTAGTTGACAAGAAAGGAAATGGGGTTTTACTTGCACTTCAAGGCCCTGGGAGCGAACTAAAATTAGAAGCGGTCATAAAAAAGAATCTTAAAGAACTACCGTCATTTGGACATCAGACATTCATCACTGATCATTGTGGCGAGGTGATGATCAGCAGAACTGGATACACAGGTGAGGATGGATTTGAGTTGCTCATGGGAGAAGAAGAAGGAAAACATTTCTGGGATCTATGCCAGGCATCAGAAGTCCAACTTTGTGGACTAGCCGCTCGAGACATCCTGAGGCTTGAAGCAGGGATGCATCTTTATGGCAACGACATAACAGAAGAAACAACACCGTTCGAAGCAGGGTTAGGGTGGCTTGTTCACCTAGAAATGCCAAAAGACTTTATCGGTAGAAAATGCTTAGAAGAACAAGCAGAGGGGACGATCCAACAAAAACTTATTTGTATCAAAATGGACGAAAGGGCCATACCCCGCAGGGGCTATAACATCCAAGACAGTAACGGAAACGTGGTCGGAGAAGTCACAAGCGGAGGCTGGTCACCAACATTAGAAGCTGGAATCGCGTTTGCGTGCGTGAACCAACGAGAGAGCAAATGTGGAACCAGGTTGAGCGTAGACATTAGAGGTCAACAGATCCCCTGCAAAGTTGTTAAACGACCATTTGTGAGAGGCCACAGGTTTTAA
- a CDS encoding SpoIIE family protein phosphatase, whose protein sequence is MTKSPSEKSIRFLDRLFARLHVLSVRDQLTLGIAIALVPTLGIGFVVLNQVVFSRVYKSVERRLQAEAELISYGLREWGIGVSYSLNYLSQAPALRQGNIDEIQKIFNRLNVSEPGRFWRFWSASSEAPELLAHTASIRSKQKLAAEANQLNRYYFQAALRGYPTYQSVLSRTTDQGCLNVSKPVFKYGTVQKNSVVITSAQDLIDHTSVLSVPVRTDLAGILVMCIPLDKLAEDTGLDELFSDQRFELLAGQTQQNDFLNDPSGVESALILVSNTGQLLFPGDKASSYLIPNVDDIKSSKYASLYPVISSAMEGAKSYRRIDIADDRYFVLTNKVDSAWSIVLLLNENRPLTAIRQLGFLFVLIGVISILLAVFIVRSMACAISSPISLAANALHRISDGDFDLELPDGGNDEMGGLVHDIQSAANRLKRFLAQATSFAVTEKQLETAKAIQADFLLTDLPNSSLYEVEAYSRPALTIGADWYDMVKVGQYVFIVVADVCDKGVPSALYMSVFRSLIRSKLIDLSSRLDDHETLNSIPDPQADQIASECIRLAIEQTNQYMALNQNSSMMFATVFIAAINTSTGYVSYISAGHEPPLIIGTSELSKLDSMGGPAIGLFDSAQYSVSTLQLQPRDSLVIYSDGLVDARGTSEEGWGCERLQQLLIRFSDESASTLMSTILSAVDQYKGLQEQFDDLTVMVWKWLGP, encoded by the coding sequence ATGACAAAGTCCCCGTCAGAAAAATCTATTCGATTCCTTGATCGTCTCTTTGCTCGGCTTCACGTTTTGTCCGTTCGTGATCAGCTGACTTTAGGAATTGCGATTGCTCTTGTTCCCACGTTAGGAATTGGCTTTGTTGTTTTAAATCAGGTTGTTTTTTCCAGAGTTTATAAATCAGTTGAGCGTCGACTCCAGGCTGAAGCAGAGTTGATTTCTTATGGTTTGCGTGAATGGGGGATTGGCGTTTCTTATTCGCTGAATTATCTTTCTCAGGCTCCTGCACTTCGTCAAGGCAATATCGATGAAATCCAGAAAATTTTTAATCGTTTAAACGTTTCTGAGCCTGGTCGGTTTTGGCGTTTCTGGTCTGCAAGCTCAGAAGCACCTGAATTGCTCGCTCATACAGCTTCGATCAGATCAAAGCAAAAGCTTGCTGCTGAAGCGAATCAGTTGAATCGTTATTATTTTCAAGCTGCATTGCGTGGCTATCCCACTTACCAGAGTGTTTTGTCACGAACCACAGATCAGGGATGCCTAAACGTTTCCAAGCCTGTGTTTAAGTATGGCACAGTTCAAAAAAATTCAGTTGTCATTACATCTGCCCAGGATCTTATTGACCATACATCTGTTCTGTCTGTTCCTGTCAGGACTGATCTGGCAGGTATTCTTGTCATGTGTATTCCACTTGACAAACTTGCTGAAGATACTGGTCTCGATGAATTGTTTTCAGATCAACGTTTTGAATTGTTGGCAGGCCAGACTCAGCAGAATGATTTTCTCAATGATCCCTCCGGTGTGGAGAGTGCATTGATTTTAGTTAGTAATACCGGCCAACTTCTTTTTCCTGGTGACAAAGCAAGTTCTTACTTAATTCCCAATGTAGACGATATAAAATCTTCAAAATATGCCAGCCTTTATCCTGTTATCTCCAGTGCCATGGAAGGTGCAAAATCTTACCGAAGGATTGATATCGCGGATGATCGATATTTTGTGCTCACGAATAAAGTCGATTCTGCTTGGTCAATTGTTCTTCTTTTGAATGAAAATCGTCCCTTGACTGCTATACGTCAGCTGGGGTTTCTGTTCGTGTTAATAGGAGTTATTAGTATTTTGTTGGCTGTTTTTATTGTACGATCAATGGCATGTGCAATTTCATCCCCTATATCGCTAGCTGCTAATGCTCTGCATCGTATTAGTGATGGTGATTTTGATTTAGAGTTGCCAGATGGAGGTAATGATGAGATGGGAGGGCTTGTTCATGATATTCAAAGTGCGGCGAATCGTCTTAAACGTTTTCTTGCGCAAGCGACGTCCTTTGCTGTAACAGAAAAGCAGCTTGAGACGGCAAAGGCGATTCAGGCTGACTTTTTGCTTACTGATCTACCCAATTCATCCCTTTATGAAGTCGAGGCGTATTCACGTCCTGCATTAACCATTGGTGCTGATTGGTACGATATGGTTAAAGTTGGTCAGTATGTTTTTATTGTTGTTGCTGATGTTTGTGATAAAGGAGTCCCTTCGGCTTTGTACATGTCTGTTTTTCGAAGCTTAATTCGTTCGAAGTTGATTGATCTTTCATCTCGTCTTGACGATCATGAGACTTTAAACAGTATTCCTGATCCTCAAGCTGACCAGATTGCTTCTGAATGTATTCGTTTAGCGATTGAACAAACGAATCAATATATGGCCTTAAACCAGAATTCATCAATGATGTTTGCGACAGTCTTTATTGCGGCAATTAATACTTCAACTGGATATGTTTCATATATTAGTGCAGGTCATGAGCCACCCCTGATAATTGGCACATCTGAGCTGTCTAAATTAGATTCAATGGGTGGTCCTGCGATTGGTTTATTTGATTCTGCTCAATATTCTGTGTCCACCCTACAGCTTCAGCCCCGCGACTCATTGGTGATTTATAGCGATGGTCTTGTTGATGCTCGTGGAACATCAGAGGAGGGTTGGGGTTGTGAACGTCTTCAGCAATTACTGATTCGTTTCTCTGACGAAAGTGCATCCACACTTATGAGTACGATTCTCAGTGCGGTTGATCAATACAAGGGTCTACAAGAGCAGTTCGATGATCTTACTGTGATGGTCTGGAAATGGCTTGGTCCGTAA
- a CDS encoding alpha-amylase family glycosyl hydrolase — protein sequence MTRGWSITEREFREEVIYFLIVDRFYDALSDEEERQGVWDRGSKQGLYDKTWTQWGKYWGGNLQGIIEKIPYLKQLGITAVWLSPLFEQVDDMQYDRAPMHGYWTKDFKRINPRFLPTNEPNSLNSSPTLRQLVDSLHANDIKLILDVVCNHSSPDLNGSKGVVFDDGKLLCDFNDDVHGFYHHNAEITDWEDEFQLINGEMCGLATFNERNPGYRKYIKSAIIDWLDVGVDALRIDTIKHMPIWFWQEFTADMKAHKPELFMFGEYGFGKPWEQRTVDYANQSGMSILDFGLCDAIRFAFSGQEPGGFHLVESVLAYDHVYHRANELVTFIDNHDMPRFLSICDSQQALDQALILLFCLRGVPCVFYGTEQYLVNQTDGGGDPYNRPMMETWDLTCSCFTLLEKLITTRRGNQALTFGSHRQLYVSENIYAFLRSYRDSFAICVLNNGPQTSLTLDLPGSLHTKSLCCALTNQEFFDVDGQLHLNVPSSGAFLLSSTGERVAGTLVVTFQLNGLETSPGQSVVLLGDCFELGNWDLNQAYGMEYVNLNTWICEVAFDESVGRQIQFKFVVISEYSQPRYEGILPRRFLLAESGRQKFDALWSNR from the coding sequence TTGACCCGCGGTTGGTCAATCACAGAGCGTGAATTTCGCGAGGAAGTAATTTACTTTCTCATTGTTGATCGATTTTATGATGCATTGAGCGATGAAGAAGAGAGACAAGGAGTTTGGGATCGGGGTTCTAAGCAAGGTTTATACGACAAAACTTGGACCCAATGGGGTAAGTATTGGGGTGGTAATCTGCAGGGAATCATTGAAAAAATACCGTATCTTAAACAGCTTGGCATTACGGCAGTGTGGCTTTCCCCTTTGTTTGAACAGGTTGATGATATGCAATATGATCGTGCACCAATGCACGGTTACTGGACAAAAGACTTTAAGCGTATTAACCCAAGATTCTTGCCGACCAATGAGCCTAATAGCCTTAATTCTTCCCCTACATTGCGCCAACTCGTTGATTCACTCCATGCTAATGATATCAAGCTCATTTTAGATGTTGTTTGCAATCATAGCTCTCCTGATTTGAACGGATCAAAAGGAGTGGTGTTTGATGATGGCAAACTTCTGTGTGATTTTAACGATGATGTTCATGGCTTTTACCATCACAATGCTGAGATAACCGATTGGGAGGATGAGTTTCAATTAATTAACGGTGAAATGTGTGGTCTTGCAACCTTTAATGAGCGCAATCCTGGCTATCGGAAATATATAAAATCAGCAATTATTGATTGGTTGGATGTTGGAGTTGATGCTTTGCGGATTGACACTATCAAACACATGCCAATTTGGTTCTGGCAGGAATTTACAGCTGATATGAAAGCTCATAAGCCAGAATTGTTCATGTTTGGTGAATACGGGTTCGGTAAGCCCTGGGAGCAGCGAACTGTTGATTATGCAAACCAATCGGGGATGTCTATTCTCGATTTTGGTCTATGCGATGCAATTCGATTTGCGTTTTCTGGACAAGAGCCGGGTGGTTTCCACTTAGTTGAATCTGTTTTGGCGTATGACCATGTTTATCACAGGGCGAATGAGCTTGTGACCTTTATCGATAACCATGATATGCCGCGATTTCTATCTATCTGTGATTCTCAACAAGCATTGGATCAGGCATTGATACTGCTTTTTTGCCTTCGAGGTGTTCCTTGCGTTTTTTATGGCACAGAGCAATATCTTGTGAATCAAACCGATGGTGGTGGTGATCCATACAACAGACCAATGATGGAAACCTGGGACCTGACGTGTTCATGCTTCACGTTGCTTGAAAAACTTATTACGACACGACGAGGAAACCAAGCCCTTACTTTTGGGTCACACCGTCAGCTTTATGTCTCAGAAAATATTTACGCTTTTCTCCGCTCCTATCGAGACTCTTTTGCGATCTGCGTCTTGAACAATGGTCCCCAAACCTCACTAACGTTGGATTTGCCAGGATCTCTTCACACCAAGTCTTTGTGTTGTGCATTAACTAATCAAGAATTCTTTGATGTGGATGGGCAGCTTCATCTCAATGTGCCTAGTTCTGGTGCTTTTCTTTTAAGTTCGACTGGTGAACGGGTGGCTGGCACCCTTGTCGTCACATTTCAACTTAATGGACTGGAGACGTCACCCGGTCAATCTGTCGTTTTGTTGGGCGATTGTTTTGAACTTGGCAATTGGGATCTTAATCAGGCTTATGGGATGGAATATGTCAATCTAAATACTTGGATCTGTGAAGTTGCATTTGATGAGAGTGTTGGTCGGCAAATTCAATTCAAATTTGTCGTGATCAGTGAATACTCACAGCCTAGATATGAGGGCATTCTTCCAAGGCGCTTTTTGCTTGCAGAATCAGGTCGACAGAAGTTTGATGCACTTTGGTCGAATCGTTAA
- a CDS encoding DJ-1/PfpI family protein produces the protein MRSIKLTQKILVLIEEHYDETEYNVFNDFFPSNGIEVEYASYLWGNDCLTFEGNDKTSKVTVSKCVSQTNLNDYQGLILIGGYAMDRLRYEETCSEVSQAPAVVLLRKAVALMDQGSIAIGTICHSLWLFCADPNLIQGREVTCAHNIICDVENAGAKVIKQSGVNVELHQQGLLVTGKHPGCVDVFVSAFKNALNKL, from the coding sequence ATGCGGAGTATCAAATTGACCCAAAAGATTTTGGTGCTAATTGAAGAGCATTATGATGAAACTGAATACAATGTCTTCAATGACTTTTTCCCAAGCAACGGCATAGAGGTTGAATATGCATCCTACCTATGGGGCAATGATTGCTTAACCTTCGAAGGGAACGACAAAACGAGCAAGGTTACGGTCAGCAAGTGCGTTAGTCAAACAAATTTGAACGATTACCAAGGCTTGATACTCATTGGCGGATACGCCATGGATCGACTCCGTTATGAAGAAACTTGCAGTGAAGTGAGTCAAGCGCCGGCTGTCGTTCTACTGCGCAAGGCTGTCGCTTTGATGGATCAAGGGTCCATCGCGATTGGAACAATTTGCCATTCACTATGGCTGTTTTGTGCTGATCCAAACCTGATCCAAGGAAGAGAGGTGACATGCGCACACAACATTATTTGCGATGTTGAAAATGCAGGTGCAAAAGTCATCAAGCAGTCTGGTGTCAACGTTGAACTTCATCAACAAGGTTTGCTCGTTACTGGAAAACATCCTGGATGCGTTGATGTCTTTGTTAGCGCATTTAAAAATGCACTCAACAAACTTTAA
- a CDS encoding AGE family epimerase/isomerase, whose translation MNNLTFTFSDLISGYVTSYNEAEKLIGIKTSDGREFEAKLTGNTYAKLSQNLGEDWPDRSGELHKLLVPGQMIFVYGTFFPENKVKFEVNYIVFAGDGKDQYRYADEPGWWIKQIDQIASSYCEWQFNAPTQDIDYNNYRTIINLTGGKEQEDYLQETDTISRMVYGMACAYMLTGKDLYLDAAEKGTEYLRDKMRFTDTDTGLIYWYHGQKVGSGGEEQKLLVSEFGDDYDCIPAYEQIYALAGPVQTYRITGDPQILHDAEKTVDLFDECFKDNEKGGYYSHIHAVTLSAHEASLGRNQAKKNWNSVGDHAPAYLINLWLATGEERYRTMLEETFDTITSHFPDYEESPFVQEKFFDDWSKDQTWGWQQNRAVVGHNLKIAWNLMRFYAEMGKDKYIDIAKKIASLMPKVGYDSQRFGWYDVVERVLGKDEKYHRYAWHDRKAWWQQEQGILAYLILQGHMPDNQEYKKYAEESAAFYNAFFLDNNDGGVYFNVLANGVPYLVGTERYKGSHSMSAYHSTELCFLSTIYIDLMIKKRPLNLYFKPMPNGFKDRLLRVAPDILPKDSLYISKCEIDGKEHSDYDSKTMTVRLPEADQRLKVKVTIETK comes from the coding sequence ATGAACAACCTTACTTTCACATTCTCAGATCTAATCTCTGGATACGTAACCTCATACAACGAGGCCGAAAAGCTTATTGGTATCAAAACTTCTGACGGGAGAGAATTTGAAGCAAAACTAACAGGCAATACGTATGCCAAACTGAGCCAAAATCTTGGAGAAGACTGGCCAGACCGATCAGGTGAACTTCATAAGCTCTTAGTTCCAGGGCAGATGATCTTCGTCTATGGAACGTTTTTCCCGGAAAACAAAGTCAAGTTTGAAGTCAATTACATTGTATTCGCTGGTGATGGAAAAGATCAATACCGCTACGCTGATGAACCAGGCTGGTGGATCAAACAAATTGACCAAATTGCTTCGTCTTATTGTGAGTGGCAATTCAATGCTCCAACACAAGATATTGACTACAACAATTACCGAACAATCATTAACCTGACAGGGGGGAAAGAGCAGGAAGACTATCTCCAAGAAACTGACACAATTTCTAGGATGGTCTATGGAATGGCATGCGCGTACATGCTAACGGGTAAGGATTTATATCTAGATGCTGCTGAAAAGGGAACCGAATATTTACGGGATAAAATGCGATTCACAGATACTGATACAGGCTTGATTTACTGGTACCACGGTCAAAAAGTTGGTAGTGGTGGAGAAGAGCAAAAGCTATTAGTGTCAGAGTTCGGCGATGATTATGATTGCATTCCCGCCTATGAACAAATTTATGCATTAGCTGGCCCTGTTCAAACCTATCGAATCACAGGAGATCCTCAAATTCTCCATGACGCTGAAAAAACGGTGGATTTGTTCGACGAATGTTTTAAAGATAACGAAAAAGGGGGATATTACTCACATATTCATGCTGTGACCCTTAGCGCGCATGAAGCAAGCCTTGGACGTAACCAAGCGAAAAAGAACTGGAATTCCGTAGGAGATCACGCTCCAGCCTACCTCATTAATCTTTGGCTCGCGACAGGAGAAGAACGATATAGGACAATGTTGGAGGAAACATTCGATACAATTACAAGCCACTTTCCAGATTACGAGGAAAGCCCCTTTGTCCAAGAAAAATTCTTTGACGATTGGAGTAAAGATCAAACTTGGGGGTGGCAACAAAATCGAGCCGTCGTGGGACACAATCTCAAAATCGCCTGGAATTTGATGAGATTTTATGCTGAGATGGGAAAAGACAAATACATCGATATCGCAAAAAAAATTGCTTCACTAATGCCTAAAGTGGGATACGACAGCCAAAGATTTGGATGGTATGACGTTGTCGAACGGGTGCTTGGAAAAGACGAAAAATATCATCGATACGCATGGCATGACCGGAAAGCATGGTGGCAGCAAGAACAGGGAATCCTTGCTTACTTGATTCTTCAAGGACATATGCCAGACAATCAGGAATACAAAAAATATGCAGAAGAGTCAGCGGCTTTCTACAACGCCTTTTTCTTGGACAATAACGATGGTGGCGTCTATTTTAATGTTCTTGCGAATGGTGTGCCCTATCTAGTTGGCACAGAAAGATACAAAGGTAGCCATTCAATGAGTGCTTATCACTCCACTGAGCTTTGCTTCCTTTCAACAATATATATCGATCTCATGATTAAGAAACGACCTCTTAATCTCTATTTCAAGCCAATGCCTAATGGGTTCAAAGACAGACTACTTAGAGTCGCACCTGACATTCTTCCCAAAGACTCTCTCTATATCAGCAAATGCGAAATTGATGGTAAAGAGCATTCTGATTACGATTCAAAAACAATGACCGTTCGGCTTCCAGAAGCTGATCAGCGACTGAAAGTCAAAGTCACAATTGAGACAAAGTAA
- a CDS encoding STAS domain-containing protein produces the protein MDVQSSTFKNWQVIKVSGQIDSKTVIKLRDFIDSELKPDQPVALELTDVPFMSSAGLRTLLTLQRKTKELNISLALIGLGDGIADTMKVTGFYQFFTIYESLEAIPGV, from the coding sequence ATGGACGTTCAAAGCAGCACATTTAAAAACTGGCAAGTGATCAAAGTCAGTGGTCAGATCGATTCAAAGACTGTGATCAAGCTTCGAGATTTTATCGATTCAGAGCTAAAGCCAGATCAACCTGTGGCTCTCGAGCTCACAGATGTTCCATTCATGTCGAGTGCCGGCTTACGCACGCTGTTAACACTACAAAGGAAAACGAAGGAACTGAACATCTCACTGGCCCTCATCGGACTTGGAGATGGGATAGCAGACACAATGAAAGTGACGGGCTTCTATCAGTTTTTCACGATCTATGAGTCACTTGAGGCGATCCCGGGGGTCTGA
- the glgX gene encoding glycogen debranching protein GlgX, with translation MNYERIDNLPTDTLEGYRTRPGKPLPFGVSHVPGGLNFSIYTSAGTACSLVLFSRENNTCLAEIKIPDHYRIGDVYAIVVYGLDDEDIEYGFKVDGPNAPELGYRFNSKNILMDPYAKVVSGRDVWGEEPDWSNPYQYRSRVAFDDFDWEGDHPLEIDDADLVIYELHVRSFTKSETSNNKFKGTYAGIVEKIPYLKSLGINAVELMPVFEFDEFENSRIHPDTGERLYNYWGYSTVGFFAPKAGLAESGRFGMQVDEFKQLVKQLHQAGIEVILDVVFNHTAEGNERGPTISFKGLDNKIYYMLTPEGYYFNFSGTGNTLNCNNPVVRNLVLDCLRYWTSEYHIDGFRFDLASILGRDPWGAPLSNPPLLESLAFDPILSSCKLIAEAWDAGGLYQVGTFPAFGRWSEWNGKYRDTLRRYLKGDDGQLGEMAQRVQGSPDLYQWNGRSPATSINFITCHDGFTLADLVSFNGKHNEANGENNQDGGNDNYSWNCGVEGWSDDSNIISLRRKQCMNALSMLMTSRGTPMLLMGDEFGRSQQGNNNAYCIDSPLTWVDWNLLESNSMLFEFTQHLIRFRHNHPCLRINDFAHQGSKYFPSCSFHGTSPWQVNWSNETKQLAWLMSCEQSENGDIDTVYVATNTAHYATWFDLPSLPNDYEWQLNFNTGDSQTPVTQGSSSFSDQGILVGERSVVIFSASRSET, from the coding sequence ATGAATTATGAAAGAATTGACAATTTACCAACAGACACGCTGGAGGGATATCGGACAAGACCAGGCAAACCATTGCCATTCGGCGTTTCCCATGTTCCCGGTGGTCTAAATTTCTCGATCTATACCTCTGCGGGAACAGCCTGTTCACTAGTACTTTTTAGTCGAGAAAACAACACATGTCTAGCTGAAATTAAAATCCCCGATCACTATCGAATAGGAGATGTTTATGCCATCGTAGTCTATGGTCTTGATGATGAAGACATCGAATACGGATTTAAAGTAGATGGACCAAATGCGCCAGAACTTGGCTATCGATTTAATTCAAAAAATATCCTGATGGATCCATATGCAAAAGTTGTTTCGGGCAGGGATGTGTGGGGAGAAGAGCCAGATTGGAGCAATCCATACCAATATCGATCGCGAGTTGCATTTGATGATTTTGATTGGGAAGGTGATCATCCACTTGAGATAGATGATGCAGATCTTGTGATCTACGAACTTCACGTACGATCCTTCACGAAGAGTGAAACTTCAAATAATAAATTTAAGGGTACTTATGCAGGCATTGTGGAAAAGATTCCCTATCTCAAATCACTTGGGATCAATGCTGTTGAATTAATGCCCGTTTTTGAGTTTGACGAATTTGAAAACTCAAGAATTCATCCAGATACTGGTGAAAGACTCTACAACTATTGGGGCTATAGCACAGTAGGATTCTTTGCTCCTAAAGCAGGACTGGCAGAGTCAGGACGCTTTGGAATGCAGGTTGATGAATTCAAACAACTAGTGAAACAACTGCATCAAGCGGGTATTGAAGTCATTCTTGACGTAGTTTTTAACCATACAGCTGAGGGTAACGAACGCGGGCCAACAATTTCGTTTAAAGGGTTAGACAACAAAATATACTATATGCTGACTCCTGAAGGATATTACTTTAATTTCAGCGGAACTGGAAATACCCTAAACTGCAATAACCCAGTGGTTAGAAATCTAGTTCTTGATTGCCTAAGGTATTGGACATCTGAATACCACATTGACGGATTTAGGTTTGACTTGGCAAGTATTTTGGGTCGTGATCCGTGGGGTGCACCCTTAAGTAACCCGCCACTCCTAGAATCACTTGCCTTTGATCCGATTCTGTCATCGTGCAAATTAATTGCTGAAGCCTGGGATGCTGGTGGCTTATATCAAGTCGGAACATTCCCTGCTTTTGGCCGCTGGTCTGAGTGGAATGGAAAATACAGAGACACCTTGAGACGATATCTAAAAGGAGATGACGGCCAACTTGGTGAAATGGCACAAAGAGTTCAAGGATCTCCTGATCTCTATCAATGGAATGGTCGATCACCAGCAACATCCATTAATTTTATTACCTGCCATGATGGATTTACATTGGCAGACTTAGTTTCATTCAATGGAAAACATAACGAAGCGAACGGCGAAAATAATCAAGATGGAGGCAATGACAACTACAGCTGGAACTGTGGTGTAGAAGGTTGGAGTGACGACAGCAATATCATCTCGCTACGCAGAAAACAATGCATGAATGCTCTTAGCATGCTGATGACAAGTAGAGGAACACCTATGTTGCTCATGGGTGATGAATTTGGACGATCTCAACAAGGAAACAACAATGCTTACTGTATTGATTCGCCACTCACATGGGTTGACTGGAATTTACTTGAAAGCAATAGCATGCTCTTTGAATTTACTCAACATTTAATTCGTTTTAGACATAATCATCCATGCTTACGCATCAACGACTTTGCACATCAGGGAAGCAAGTATTTCCCGAGCTGCAGCTTCCATGGCACATCGCCTTGGCAGGTCAATTGGTCAAATGAAACAAAACAACTTGCATGGCTTATGAGCTGTGAGCAATCCGAGAATGGTGACATTGATACCGTTTATGTTGCCACTAACACTGCTCACTATGCAACATGGTTTGATTTGCCATCATTGCCCAACGACTATGAATGGCAGCTCAATTTCAATACAGGTGATAGTCAGACTCCCGTTACTCAGGGATCTTCATCATTCTCAGATCAAGGTATTTTAGTGGGTGAAAGGTCTGTCGTTATCTTTTCTGCGTCTCGCTCCGAGACGTAA
- a CDS encoding STAS domain-containing protein codes for MTLAIGVTKAEDCVTMTLSGEVDTKTAPDLLQELTGLDLNALGQLRLKLAEVGFMSSAGLRALVFAKQKMPHSSSLYIIGASEVIQDTITKTGLAQAVVMVDNEGEIE; via the coding sequence ATGACACTTGCAATTGGCGTCACAAAAGCAGAGGATTGCGTCACCATGACACTGAGTGGTGAAGTGGACACAAAAACAGCCCCAGATCTTTTACAAGAACTTACCGGACTTGATTTAAATGCTCTCGGCCAATTACGCCTTAAGCTTGCGGAGGTTGGCTTCATGAGCAGTGCAGGACTCAGAGCTCTTGTTTTTGCAAAACAAAAAATGCCTCATAGTTCTAGCCTATATATCATTGGAGCCTCAGAAGTCATTCAAGATACCATCACAAAAACTGGGCTGGCCCAAGCAGTCGTCATGGTAGACAACGAGGGTGAAATTGAATGA